One region of Quercus lobata isolate SW786 chromosome 2, ValleyOak3.0 Primary Assembly, whole genome shotgun sequence genomic DNA includes:
- the LOC115977811 gene encoding uncharacterized protein LOC115977811, which produces MSVGRLPTEADDRASKRAKGMATPLIRFSNEDKLETLQPHDDALVVTLRIGEYDVKRVLVDQGSAVEVMYPDLYKGLKLKPEDLTAYDSPLVSFEGKTVTPKGMIRLPIQTNSDVVEVDFIVVDAYSPYTAIVARPWLHALVAVSSTLHQKVKYPSEGRVKEVGSELPPQEKETLIDFLRQNVDVFAWDTYEAPGVDPDFICHHLNVSSAVTPKKQPPQRLSKEHANAVREEAIKLKKAGAIKEVFYPE; this is translated from the exons ATGTCGGTGGGCCGGCTCCCTACCGAAGCTGACGACCGGGCGTCCAAGAGGGCTAAAGGGATGGCCACGCCCCTAATCAGATTCTCGAATGAAGATAAACTGGAAACCctccaaccccacgacgatgccctAGTCGTCACGCTCAGGATTGGGGAATATGATGTGAAAAGGGTGCTAGTCGATCAGGGTAGCGCCGTGGAAGTAATGTATCCCGACCTGTACAAGGGGTTGAAGCTGAAACCAGAGGACCTGACAGCATATGACTCCCCTTTAGTGAGTTTCGAAGGAAAAACCGTCACTCCGAAAGGCATGATTAGGCTGCCTATACAAACAAACTCAGacgtggtggaggtggacttcatagtGGTAGATGCATACTCCCCCTACACCGCCATCGTAGCCAGACCGTGGCTTCACGCCCTAGTGGCTGTGTCATCAACCTTAcaccagaaggtgaagtatccgtcGGAAGGTCGAGTGAAAGAA gtcggctcaGAACTACCGCCCCAAGAGAAGGAAACACTAATTGACTTTCTCAGACAGAATGTGgacgtgtttgcatgggatACCTACGAGGCTCCGGGGGTCGATCCAGATTTCATTTGCCATCACCTTAATGTTAGCTCGGCCGTAACACCTAAGAAGCAACCTCCTCAGCGACTGTCGAAAGAGCATGCAAATGCGGTGAGAGAGGAGGctataaaattgaagaaagcaggggctatcaaggaggtaTTCTACCCCGAATAG